From the Aspergillus puulaauensis MK2 DNA, chromosome 1, nearly complete sequence genome, the window GACAGCCACACTCCTGTTTAGCGCCcctgcagcagaaccaacCATACCCAGATCACACAAGTTCAGCCCAGGGAAGCTTCTGCATGAGGGAGGTCTTTCTGTGTTATTTGACGAAGTGACAACATGCATCAATTTAGGAGAAAAGGCCGTGATCGGTGACATACTGAGGATTGAAATTTGTGGACCGGAGCAGCCAGACATAGTTCTTGTGGACCTTCCAACAATGCGCACTCGGGATGGAGAATTGCAAAATATGGGCGATACTGCTCTGGGAGTAATAAAAGGTTACTTTAGGAGCTCCAATAACATACTGCTTGCCATCATACCAACTAGTGCAAACGAGTGTGATTTGGACAGCATTACTTCTGTCATCAAGCAATTCGACCCGAAGTACGAAAGAAGCTTGGAGATCGTCACATTCCGGGAAAATATTACACTGTCaggagaagaggacgagaaaaTCCAATTCATCAAAGATAATGGAGCTACATTGAAGACTCGATGGCATGCCGTGAGTTTGGATCTCTCCGGCCCTAGTACATTGCCTGGCGTCGCTCGGAAATGCGCGGGGATAGAGAATCTGAGACACCGAATAAGCAACTTGATTTTGGAACGGATAAAGCGCACTATTCCTGATCTTGTTAAAAGAGCTAACGGAGCGTTGTCGGACAATCGCACTAAGCTCGGTAATATGGGGAGGCCTCGATCAACCATTGAGGAGAAACGAGGGCACCTTTTGCAGATTGCGTGTCGGTTCGAAGTAGTGATCAAACAAACCCTAGAGGGAATATACAGGGACGGGTTTTTTGACGATATCAGCGATAAGCCAGCCTTGAATCCTCGACGGCTTCGACTCGTCATGAAAGAATTGCACCGGGATTTCGTGGAAGCCTTGCACGTTGGAGGATCCGGGCGCCAGATCTCCAGTTCTGATGGTGAATTGAATAACAGTGATTTGGATTGCATTCCCACCAACCGATACCTGCGTAACTGGTCCCCCAACCCTGTCAATCGGGAGGATCTTGAGAAAGAAATCCAAGAGCACGTACGATACTACCAAGGTTTTGATTTACAGCAATTGGTTGGAGGTCTTCTTAGAGATCAAACGAAGCCTTGGGACGACATGGCCCAAGCGCACCTTAGGGCTGCTTGGGAGCTAGTAAATGagtttctttccctcctcgCTAACTACGTTGCCGATGAGCATACATGTCATTCGATCTCTAAACAATTCGTGGAACCGGCTATGGAAGCAATCAAAGAAGGACTTCAACGAAAGCTTGAAGAACTGAGCTTCTATAAAGCCAAAAGCTACCCGATCCTTCACGACAACTGCATCTTCGATTTGGTGAATCAGGCCGACAATCTGGAAGCAAATATCCTGGTTCCATTCTGCGGTGGCAGTAGGCCTACTGAACCATCTGCCCACCAGCGTGTTGAATCAAAAATCATTGACTTGATGGAACAGTATTACGGTGTAAGGATATCCCTGGTCTCACGATACTTACTTTCCCTCCTAGCTCTCTCATTATTTTTTCTAACAATTCACAGAAAGCGCTTACTGTTTTTACCGAGAATATAGCCATGTTGGCGATTGAAAACTGCCTGTTAACTCCACTTGAGACCATCTTCACTTGCAAAATGATCTGCGAAATGGACACTGAGCAGATTGTACGTCTTGCCTCCGAGCCTGCTTCTGTTCAGGACGACAGGGAAGTACTGCAGAACAATGTTGAGCGGCTGCAAGCATGCTTGAAAATTTGCAGCAGATATGACAACAGCAGTAGATTGCTCAGACAACAGCACAATGAATCGAGGCAAGGTGAGCTCGGACTTTCTAAATAAGAGTCCCTCTCGACCTTGTCTAGTCTAGCATTGGTTGACTTATTGACAGAGTTTGCCCCAGTTACAGCTCCAGACCCCAGCACTCGCCATTCAGCTGTATTTGCCGCAATCCAGCGCGTTCAACAAGTCGAGAACGACAGCTCACAAAAAAGGCCAAATACTGATATCCATCCCAGCGACTTGTTGTCCGCCAAAAAGGCGCGAACCATCGCAAATTCCAAC encodes:
- a CDS encoding uncharacterized protein (COG:U;~EggNog:ENOG410PKHT;~InterPro:IPR022812,IPR027417,IPR000375,IPR020850) produces the protein MTVRKRDTVALDQLKSAQSEILTTIDEMREIGVNCHFELPQIVCCSCADETEETTVLELITGISIPPRSECFAPLTTEFVLRRHSLSSLTATLLFSAPAAEPTIPRSHKFSPGKLLHEGGLSVLFDEVTTCINLGEKAVIGDILRIEICGPEQPDIVLVDLPTMRTRDGELQNMGDTALGVIKGYFRSSNNILLAIIPTSANECDLDSITSVIKQFDPKYERSLEIVTFRENITLSGEEDEKIQFIKDNGATLKTRWHAVSLDLSGPSTLPGVARKCAGIENLRHRISNLILERIKRTIPDLVKRANGALSDNRTKLGNMGRPRSTIEEKRGHLLQIACRFEVVIKQTLEGIYRDGFFDDISDKPALNPRRLRLVMKELHRDFVEALHVGGSGRQISSSDGELNNSDLDCIPTNRYLRNWSPNPVNREDLEKEIQEHVRYYQGFDLQQLVGGLLRDQTKPWDDMAQAHLRAAWELVNEFLSLLANYVADEHTCHSISKQFVEPAMEAIKEGLQRKLEELSFYKAKSYPILHDNCIFDLVNQADNLEANILVPFCGGSRPTEPSAHQRVESKIIDLMEQYYGKALTVFTENIAMLAIENCLLTPLETIFTCKMICEMDTEQIVRLASEPASVQDDREVLQNNVERLQACLKICSRYDNSSRLLRQQHNESRQEFAPVTAPDPSTRHSAVFAAIQRVQQVENDSSQKRPNTDIHPSDLLSAKKARTIANSNGSGFASTPAQKSSVFGTPSALPDGLNSNNQLGVGAGSGSAGPFSSTSSQQPSPFSILAQAPRPSVFENTESSQSQEPSSAPLVFGRPSTPSTAFFDIAKSGPEE